CCATAAACCACCGAAGGGATTCCTGCCAGGAGGCCGATGAGCTTCCGGTAAACCTGTCCCAGAGCTGGGGGGGCGTAATAATGGATAAAGACCGCAGAAAGAATGCCCAGCGGTGTGGCAAGGGCGAGGGCCCCGAGTGTCGTAAGAAGGGTACCCATGAGCATTGGAGTAAGATCGAAGGTCCCATCGTTGGGATGCCATGATGGGTCATTGAAAAAACGGAGTGGTCCGATCTCTTTCAGTGCGGGGAGGGCTTCGAGAAAAAGAAATACGATGATGAACAAGACGACCATTCCAGAAATGGATGCGGCTCCACGCAACATCCAGAGGATGATGGCGTCACTGCGTGACGGGGACAAGATACTGCTCCTTAATAATTGGATCTACCTCGGTCGATTGGGCAAAATCGATGAAAGCGGCAACGATCCCCTCCGGGGCACTGGTTGTGACCAGGTTGAGGGGACGCGTCAAAAGAGTGCCTTCCTGCGGGTTTGTCTTCATTGCGGTTACCCCGTTAGAGATAGGGATCAGTTTGATTGATACCCCATCTGCGGCGTCATATTCCGCTGCGCCGACCGAAACGTAACCCACTGCGTTTATATTTCCGGCGACTGTTTTTATCCCTTGCGCGTTGTCGCCGATGACGACGTCGACCTGGATATCATGGTTTGAGATCTTCAGGAAGGCGGTGAAGAGTTCCAGGGTGGAACGTCCTGCTGCCTTGTTGACGACGGTAATAGGGGCATCCCTTCCCCCAAGTGTTTTCCAGTTCTTGATTCGGCCGGTGTAGATATTGACGATGTCTGTTCTGCTGAGTCTTTCTATGGGATTGTCCGCATGGAGGATCATGGAGATCCCATCTTGTGCAATTGTAAAGGCAAAGAGGTCTGTTTCATCTTTATTCAAGGGGCGTGAAACCATGCCGATATCGGCAAGGCCGAGGCGCGCATCGGCGATGCCCCGCGAGGAACCGCCTGTTTGAACATCGACACGGACTCCCGGATATTTCTTTTCAAATTCCTTGCCCATCTCGGCGGCAAGGGGGGCCACTGTGCTTGAGCCGGTCAAAATGAGCTGCATTTTTTTATGGCTTTCAGGGGGTGTCCCAGGCGAATCCATAGGCGTAAAGGACTGGGCCGAGAAAAAGAGCCCGCCAAAAGCCACAACCGAGAGGAGTGCAACTGATACCCGCTTCATCCGTTTTTGCCTCCAGAGCGACACATCAATCGAACTTTAACTTGCAGCAGCCGAGGTTAATTTCCTTACCGGAATGGGAGAGATCGACCCCCGGTGCCAAGGAATAGAGTACGGCCTTTCCGTCACGTATGGCTTTCACCAGACCTGCATCCCTGAGGACCTTCAGATGGTGGGAGAGGAGGCTTTGATCAAGCCTGAGAACGGTGTTTAAATCCGTAACGTGCTTCGGCCCCACCATTAATATCTCCAGGACCGCAAGGCGGGTGCTGTCCGCCAGGGTTTTTAATTTATCTGCACACGCCAAGTTTTGAGTCCTATTTTTCGCCATTGAAGAGTCTGCTCCAGGAAATAGAGATAAGTTTTAATTCATATGAAATTGTATTGATATCAAAAGGACATGTCAACCAAAATCGCTTCTTGACCCGTCCTGTCCCCTATGATAAATTCAGCCCTAACGATCAGCGCACCCCTGTTTTGCTCTATGGCCGCGTTCCTGTGGTGCTCGAATCCTCGCGTATAAATATACGCTGTGGTTCTGTGCGCCTCGCGCCTTGCCATGAAACAGAATTTGGGCAATCTGAAACGTCAGGTTTCGACTTGACACGGAGAAGCAATGAAAAAAACCCCTCTCTATGAAATCCATGTGGAATCCGGCGCGAAGATGGTTCCTTTTTCCGGTTGGGAAATGCCTCTTTCCTATACCGGGGT
The DNA window shown above is from Candidatus Manganitrophaceae bacterium and carries:
- a CDS encoding ArsR family transcriptional regulator, with amino-acid sequence MAKNRTQNLACADKLKTLADSTRLAVLEILMVGPKHVTDLNTVLRLDQSLLSHHLKVLRDAGLVKAIRDGKAVLYSLAPGVDLSHSGKEINLGCCKLKFD
- a CDS encoding phosphate ABC transporter substrate-binding protein, encoding MKRVSVALLSVVAFGGLFFSAQSFTPMDSPGTPPESHKKMQLILTGSSTVAPLAAEMGKEFEKKYPGVRVDVQTGGSSRGIADARLGLADIGMVSRPLNKDETDLFAFTIAQDGISMILHADNPIERLSRTDIVNIYTGRIKNWKTLGGRDAPITVVNKAAGRSTLELFTAFLKISNHDIQVDVVIGDNAQGIKTVAGNINAVGYVSVGAAEYDAADGVSIKLIPISNGVTAMKTNPQEGTLLTRPLNLVTTSAPEGIVAAFIDFAQSTEVDPIIKEQYLVPVTQ